One stretch of Oncorhynchus clarkii lewisi isolate Uvic-CL-2024 chromosome 1, UVic_Ocla_1.0, whole genome shotgun sequence DNA includes these proteins:
- the LOC139395102 gene encoding UDP-GlcNAc:betaGal beta-1,3-N-acetylglucosaminyltransferase 9-like, with protein MRRIHIKDVLCTLLMLGLLCLMLYAHQGFTSTWDTWQLEQGCTSSRALLGPPPESHVTKQVPSTPPDKTKCQSPHQSHSKSQTYPKSKLQSKSKPQAKNKSKSKKDEGTKAVPVLPTRPPFDFEGYLRDKDNRDFILLMDQLGKCSGEPYMLIAIKSVVADFERRQVVRRTWGREGVLQDGQTVKTVFLLGVPMNKTALPFWDRLLAYESHTFGDILLWDFDDTFFNLTLKETHFLQWVNGSCSNVQFIFKGDADVYVNIENILEMVKGQKPDKDLFVGDIIHHARPIRRRSSKYFVPEFVYGQTMYPSYAGGGGFVMSGHTARRLSGACQQVELFPIDDVFLGMCLQRIGVKPSHHEGFRTFGIVRPSAAPHLQVFDPCFYRELMVVHSLTVPQIWLMWNLLHDPQLSCHSNPTPTLWPFKWRGKVLRTTGQKDSETTVEQDYDVTVFVKH; from the coding sequence ATGAGGAGAATTCATATAAAAGATGTTCTGTGCACCCTGCTCATGCTGGGGCTACTCTGTCTGATGTTGTATGCCCATCAAGGCTTCACTTCCACCTGGGACACCTGGCAGTTAGAGCAGGGCTGTACAAGCTCCCGCGCTCTTTTAGGGCCCCCACCAGAGAGCCATGTAACTAAACAGGTCCCTTCTACGCCCCCAGACAAGACAAAGTGCCAGTCTCCGCATCAGTCCCATTCTAAGTCTCAGACATACCCCAAGTCCAAACTTCAGTCTAAATCCAAACCTCAGGCCAAGAACAAATCTAAGTCAAAGAAAGATGAGGGGACAAAGGCTGTTCCAGTTTTACCCACACGACCACCTTTTGACTTTGAGGGTTACCTGAGGGATAAGGACAACCGGGACTTCATACTGCTGATGGACCAGCTAGGGAAGTGCTCAGGCGAGCCCTACATGCTCATTGCTATCAAGTCAGTAGTGGCAGACTTTGAAAGGAGGCAGGTAGTGCGGCGCACCTGGGGAAGGGAGGGTGTTCTCCAGGATGGGCAGACAGTAAAGACTGTATTCCTCCTAGGGGTGCCCATGAACAAGACCGCCCTGCCTTTCTGGGACCGGCTCCTTGCCTACGAGAGCCACACCTTTGGGGACATTCTCCTCTGGGACTTTGATGACACATTTTTCAACTTGACTCTTAAAGAGACCCACTTCCTCCAGTGGGTGAATGGCAGCTGCTCCAATGTCCAGTTCATCTTCAAAGGTGACGCAGATGTCTATGTGAATATTGAGAACATTCTGGAGATGGTGAAGGGTCAGAAGCCTGATAAGGACCTCTTTGTGGGTGATATAATCCACCATGCCCGCCCCATCCGCCGGCGCAGCAGCAAGTACTTTGTGCCTGAGTTTGTGTACGGCCAGACGATGTATCCGTCATATGCAGGAGGGGGAGGCTTTGTGATGTCCGGTCACACCGCCAGGCGTCTGAGTGGAGCGTGTCAGCAGGTAGAACTATTCCCTATCGACGATGTGTTCTTAGGCATGTGCTTACAGAGAATTGGAGTGAAACCGTCACACCATGAGGGTTTTCGTACGTTTGGCATTGTGCGCCCCTCTGCTGCTCCCCACCTCCAGGTGTTTGACCCTTGTTTCTACAGGGAGCTGATGGTGGTACACAGCCTGACAGTACCACAGATCTGGCTCATGTGGAACCTGCTGCATGACCCCCAACTGAGCTGTCACAGTAACCCGACCCCCACCCTGTGGCCCTTCAAGTGGAGGGGCAAGGTACTCAGGACAACAGGACAAAAGGACTCAGAGACTACAGTGGAACAGGACTATGATGTTACAGTGTTTGTAAAGCATTGA
- the LOC139395239 gene encoding phagosome assembly factor 1-like isoform X1, producing the protein MLDLEVVPERSLGHEQWEFALGMPLAQAISILQKHCRIIKNVQVLYSEQMPLSHDLILNLTQDGIKLLFDACNQRLKVIEVYDLSKVKLKYCGVHFNTQAIAPTIEQIDQSFGATHPGVYNAAEQLFHLNFRGLSFSFQLDSWNEAPKYEPNFAHGLASLQIPHGATVKRMYIYTGNNLQDTKAPVMPLACFLGNVYAECVDVLKNGAGPLGLRLRILTAGCGPGVMADAKVRAVERNIYFGDSCQDVLSALGSPHKVFYKSEDKMKIHSPSPHKQVPSKCNDYFFNYFTLGVDILFDSTTHLVKKFVLHTNFPGHYNFNIYHRCDFKIPLVIKKEAADAQWEDCILTTYSKWDQIQELLGHPMEKPVVLHRSSSANNTNPFGSTFCFGLQRMIFEVMQNNHIASVTLYGAPRPSSRVRAEASSH; encoded by the exons ATGCTGGATCTGGAAGTTGTTCCTGAAAGATCTTTAGGACATGAGCAATGGGAATTCGCATTAG GGATGCCATTGGCCCAGGCCATTTCCATTTTACAGAAACACTGCCGCATCATCAAGAATGTCCAGGTTCTCTACAGTGAACAA ATGCCACTCAGTCATGACCTCATACTCAACTTGACTCAGGATGGAATTAAACTGCTGTTTGATGCCTGTAACCAGAGACTGAAG GTGATTGAAGTATACGACTTGAGCAAAGTGAAATTGAAATACTG TGGAGTACATTTCAACACTCAGGCTATAGCACCCACTATAGAGCAGATTGACCAGTCCTTTGGTGCCACACACCCTGGAG TATACAATGCTGCAGAGCAACTGTTCCACTTGAACTTTCGGggactctccttctccttccagcTTGACTCATGGAATGAAGCTCCCAAGTATGAG CCTAACTTTGCCCATGGCTTGGCCTCCCTGCAGATTCCGCACGGGGCCACAGTTAAACGGATGTACATCTATACTGGGAACAACCTACAGGACACCAA GGCTCCAGTGATGCCCCTTGCCTGTTTCCTTGGCAACGTGTATGCAGAGTGTGTGGACGTGCTGAAGAATGGTGCGGGACCACTTGGTCTGAGACTTCGCATCCTCACTGCAG GCTGCGGGCCAGGGGTGATGGCTGATGCTAAGGTGCGTGCTGTGGAGAGGAACATCTACTTTGGAGACTCCTGTCAAGATGTGCTGAGCGCTCTGGGCTCGCCACACAAGGTCTTCTACAAGTCAGAGGACAAG ATGAAGATCCACTCTCCGTCGCCTCACAAGCAGGTCCCGTCCAAATGCAATGACTACTTCTTCAACTACTTCACCCTGGGGGTG GACATACTCTTTGATTCCACCACTCACCTGGTGAAGAAGTTTGTCCTTCATACCAACTTCCCTGGTCATTACAATTTCAACAT ATATCATCGATGCGATTTCAAGATTCCACTTGTCATTAAGAAAG AAGCTGCTGATGCTCAGTGGGAGGACTGCATTCTCACTACCTACAGCAAG TGGGATCAGATTCAGGAGCTGCTTGGACACCCCATGGAGAAGCCTGTCGTGCTCCACAG GTCATCCTCGGCAAATAATACCAATCCCTTCGGCTCTACGTTCTGTTTTGGACTACAGCGAATGATCTTTGAG GTGATGCAGAACAACCACATAGCTTCAGTGACTCTGTACGGTGCCCCCAGACCCAGCAGCCGGGTCCGAGCCGAGGCCAGCTCCCACTGA
- the LOC139395239 gene encoding phagosome assembly factor 1-like isoform X2 codes for MLDLEVVPERSLGHEQWEFALGMPLAQAISILQKHCRIIKNVQVLYSEQMPLSHDLILNLTQDGIKLLFDACNQRLKVIEVYDLSKVKLKYCGVHFNTQAIAPTIEQIDQSFGATHPGVYNAAEQLFHLNFRGLSFSFQLDSWNEAPKYEIPHGATVKRMYIYTGNNLQDTKAPVMPLACFLGNVYAECVDVLKNGAGPLGLRLRILTAGCGPGVMADAKVRAVERNIYFGDSCQDVLSALGSPHKVFYKSEDKMKIHSPSPHKQVPSKCNDYFFNYFTLGVDILFDSTTHLVKKFVLHTNFPGHYNFNIYHRCDFKIPLVIKKEAADAQWEDCILTTYSKWDQIQELLGHPMEKPVVLHRSSSANNTNPFGSTFCFGLQRMIFEVMQNNHIASVTLYGAPRPSSRVRAEASSH; via the exons ATGCTGGATCTGGAAGTTGTTCCTGAAAGATCTTTAGGACATGAGCAATGGGAATTCGCATTAG GGATGCCATTGGCCCAGGCCATTTCCATTTTACAGAAACACTGCCGCATCATCAAGAATGTCCAGGTTCTCTACAGTGAACAA ATGCCACTCAGTCATGACCTCATACTCAACTTGACTCAGGATGGAATTAAACTGCTGTTTGATGCCTGTAACCAGAGACTGAAG GTGATTGAAGTATACGACTTGAGCAAAGTGAAATTGAAATACTG TGGAGTACATTTCAACACTCAGGCTATAGCACCCACTATAGAGCAGATTGACCAGTCCTTTGGTGCCACACACCCTGGAG TATACAATGCTGCAGAGCAACTGTTCCACTTGAACTTTCGGggactctccttctccttccagcTTGACTCATGGAATGAAGCTCCCAAGTATGAG ATTCCGCACGGGGCCACAGTTAAACGGATGTACATCTATACTGGGAACAACCTACAGGACACCAA GGCTCCAGTGATGCCCCTTGCCTGTTTCCTTGGCAACGTGTATGCAGAGTGTGTGGACGTGCTGAAGAATGGTGCGGGACCACTTGGTCTGAGACTTCGCATCCTCACTGCAG GCTGCGGGCCAGGGGTGATGGCTGATGCTAAGGTGCGTGCTGTGGAGAGGAACATCTACTTTGGAGACTCCTGTCAAGATGTGCTGAGCGCTCTGGGCTCGCCACACAAGGTCTTCTACAAGTCAGAGGACAAG ATGAAGATCCACTCTCCGTCGCCTCACAAGCAGGTCCCGTCCAAATGCAATGACTACTTCTTCAACTACTTCACCCTGGGGGTG GACATACTCTTTGATTCCACCACTCACCTGGTGAAGAAGTTTGTCCTTCATACCAACTTCCCTGGTCATTACAATTTCAACAT ATATCATCGATGCGATTTCAAGATTCCACTTGTCATTAAGAAAG AAGCTGCTGATGCTCAGTGGGAGGACTGCATTCTCACTACCTACAGCAAG TGGGATCAGATTCAGGAGCTGCTTGGACACCCCATGGAGAAGCCTGTCGTGCTCCACAG GTCATCCTCGGCAAATAATACCAATCCCTTCGGCTCTACGTTCTGTTTTGGACTACAGCGAATGATCTTTGAG GTGATGCAGAACAACCACATAGCTTCAGTGACTCTGTACGGTGCCCCCAGACCCAGCAGCCGGGTCCGAGCCGAGGCCAGCTCCCACTGA